The genomic DNA TGAAGGAGCAAAGCCCCGCTCCACCGATCTTtacacctcttcttcttcgccgcagcagcagcagcaacagtcTCCCACTATCCGGAGAAGGTACTCAGATCCTACCGATTTGGATTCCAAAGTCCAATTTACTCTCGAACATGCCTTCGGCGACTCTGATTTCTCCCCCGCCGGTACTTTCTCCGCTCGCCTCAAAACCTGGAGCCATGGCGGAAAGGTAACCTTGTGAttgctttttgatttttttgatttttaaatcgCATCGTTCCAGATTCGGTTTATTGATATTAGGATTTTGGATCGATCGTATTCAGTTTAACCTGCAAATTCTGGGAATTGGCTTTTGCTCTGAAGTGAATTTGATCTATAGATCGCTTCAAGCAAGTTGAAGATATAATCTCATTAAGATTAAGATAATGAGTAGAGAGAGCACATCTTACTTAATTCACTAATTAACTACTTTTGATATGTGTGGATGCAGACATTAACAAAGCTGCGCTTCTCAAGGAACGATTTTTCTGCTGAAGAGAAAGATGCATTCAAGGTAATGTTCTAATGTTGTTTTTGTATCTTCAATTGTTTCTCTAATTTCCTTGGAATAGAGAGAGATGTAATGCTTTTTTTGTTGGAACCTATGTGTAGAATCTGCTGAAAGGAGATGACTTTTATCGGATTCGGCTTCCATCTAATGTGGTCTCTCCACCGGGGAGAGAGTTTGTGGTTGCATCAGTGAGAGCTGTAAGTCAAtgtcaacctttttttttttttttttcctactttttaCAAAAGGACTCTTTGTAACCACGGTGGCTGCTCTTAGATTAAAGATTAGTTTATGTAGTTTCACTCATTGAACTCCTAGTAGGCTACAGCTTTCTAGTAATAATCTACTCTTTCGAGATTGGTTATTTGTAGAATTGGTTTCGAATGAAATGACTAGTCGTTCTCTATAACAAATCTAAATTTGTTATTACAAAGACAACCTAGacttgtttagatttgttaaagTCTCTGTGTTCtgtatttggttttctttttgtttcccgCTTTTCTGTCAGATtatgtgtttggttttaaaacaatatatatatgtctgatTACAGAGATGCCTACCACGGGATGGCTTGGATGAGCATTTCATTATACACATGGtaatgctttttgtttttcatataaacattTGTGAGCTCAGTTTTGTTCGCACCTTAAATGCTACTCTGTGAATTACAGAGAAAGTTGGGACTATGAATATGGTTCAAATCTGTGATTGGCTCGGTTAGTTTACTTGCTATACTGTCTCTGCTTGCAGGAAGGTGCCAACATCTTGGCAGTCAGTTATGGTTCTCCTGGGGCGTGTCAATATCCTAGACAGTTCAAACTTGTAAGTGAAGTCTATTATCAcaacttctctttttattttaaaatctaactGCGATTAAATAGGACACAGACTAATCCCTTCTTGCCTTCGGTCTAGATTCTGATGTAATGATAATTTATGAATGCAGATACTATAATAAAGTCATTAGTTTTTTGTTTGCCACTTCTTTCTGGGATTGAACATAATTTGAGTCATATTCTAGATACAGTATTGCACCCTCTTATGTATTTTCAACTGAAGTGGACTCTTTATTTGCGTTCTATAATATGTGATAGATCTACAGACACTTTCTTGAGGAAATACCATTAGAAGATAAGATATGTGAGAATATGGTCTTATGATAATTGAAACATTACATAATAGTGTGACTTTGGGTGTGGTTTTGAGTGAGGAATGTTGTgagtttgtttgtgtgtttctaATTGACTTTCCGCATAGTCTAAATCCCTTTTGTAAGCTTGTGCCCTATATATGAGGGTAAGCGTCCTTCCATGGAAGGATAGTCTTTTGTTGTGGATTGATTCGAGCTAACTGTTTCCTTTAATAAACAAAGTAGGCGATTTGCTGATCTCTCTAGGCATCCCTAATAGTGATATTTTCTGATAGAATCCAACCTTGGGTTCTATTACATCTCTTGTCTACTTGAATTCTAAAACCCTATATTTATGATGGAAGAAGGTTACATTTCGTAACAACTTCTAACTTCGATTATCTATGCGATCTAATCTatgtttcccttttttttctttttttcttactgtAGCCAGCAAAATGGTCGTTTAATTCACACACAATTCTGAAAAGCAGTGAGCAGGCGCCAAGGTAGACCAATTATTGTAGTTTTTTTGCAATAAATGGCTTAACTTTGCATGAGGCTGCAGATTTGTATTCGACATGTGTTCTAGATACCATAAATCTTTTTGTCAGTTCATAAAGTTATATCAATAAATATCTTTGCTTCCACCGCAGCAGCGCTTAGCCCAATAACTAATATTCTAGCTTATCTTCACCTGACTATTCCGCAGAACTCCAATATTCACTGAGGAGATCCTAGGCAGTGAGAATGCAGAGGGAGAAGTTGAACCACCACCAGAGAGATCATTTTGGGCGAAATATGTGAGTACAATAAAGATCTTTTGATGGATCCTTTTGTTTCAGTTCAAGTCTTGATGTAAATTTCATATGATACGCAGTGGATGTATTTGATACCACTGGGACTGGTTGTGATGAACGCCGTAACCCAAGCATCAAACATGGCTGAAGAACCAACGGGTGGACAGGCCGGAGGCGCACAAGTGCAACAACCTGCCAGGAGAAGATGATTCCACTTTTACTTCTTCTCCCATAGCAATCAAAGGTAGACCTCGACGCATTTAcgattaacaaatttcttttaaacCGAGAAGTCTTTAAAGCCTATGATCCCAGGAGGATACATTTATGTATATGTTAGGCTATCTTTGCAGCTGTGGATTTATACTAtttggttataacttataagtcaCACGGATTTGAATCAGGAATttatgatgataatgatatcTACAAGGTTTAGAGAGAGATAAATGTGTTTTGACGTGAGTTATGGATTGGAGTCTGATTGTTAGCTTATGTTGTTGTAGCTGCAGCTGATAAGAGATGATAATTCAACAGATCTTCATGTAAGCCATCTTTTCATCATTTGgtaacttttaattttaatcctcAGTCGGTGTTTTCTTATGcaacaaatgaaaataaaaaatcctcGAACTTGGTAGCATCTTTGTTAACTAGAGGCTTCATGACAtcccaagaacaaaatcattgaGAAGCATCATATCTTGTTTTGATCACTTTTGACATGTGCTATCATGTGTTtgtcaatttgatttttgaattttgttagtAAAATGTAAGGAAAAGGCCATGAAAGAAATCGTCTTCAAACGAAGATTTAAGAGCGTGTGTAAGAAACTTGATTAAGTATTAGTTCAATAAACGTGTAAACATGTATTAGACAGTAGATAATGAAACAATGGTTTATGATACTACTAGGTAAACTTTAGAATATGTAATAGTTATACGACTTGAGTTATATGTCTATATAAATATTATCGATACGAGACTCACATGTATCATCATAACATCTCTTGATAACATTAATGAAACGTGAAAACAAAGGGATCAATCAAACCCAAAACACACGTACACAAAGCACTAACGGGGAGATGtgacaaaagtaaaagaaaagctCTGGGCGCTTGTTAATGAATGTCTTAATAAATACAAACATGAATGTAACTAATTTACAGCACATTCTTGGATTTAGTTTGAAGAACCGAAAGCAGTTCAACATTTGGTGAAATACCTTACCATGCAACAATACTTGTTAGCAAAATGCCTTTATGTTAGGGAGAAACGTCTTAGGGAGAGTCAGAACTGAGTTACatctgaaggagaagaagagtcgTTTTGAAGaaatatttggattttgtttagtTCTTTGACCACTTCAACAGCCGTTGGTACTTCCCCTTTAAGACCAATGCTTCTCAGTGAGAGCATTAGGAAAGCTTTCATTTGAGAAAGCTCTACCTCTGAAATATCACCCATCTCTTCTAGCATCTTTGGGATCTGCAATCTCTTCCATTCCGGCTCTCTTTTCCATGAATTTGAAAAGCCTAAATTGAAAaggtcatcatcttcattctccTTCACCGTCAGCTTCTTTTTTACCTAAATCTTCCAAAGTCTGTCTTCTCCGACTAGAAGGTGTTGCATCAACATTCCTAAGGCAACAAAGACGTCCGTTTTCTCGGAGACGACACTAGTTTTTAGGTATTCAGATTCCATGGAACCAAATATTGGCATTCCCTTCCACCTGTACAAATGTTTCTGCTTGTGGGATTGAGTTGAGACACACAGAGAGAAATCATTCAGCTTAGTAACGCCATCTTCATCCAACAATATTTTCCAAGGACACAAAAGAATCTATATACGAAAGGCCTAGGGAAGGCGGTGTGAAGCCGTGAAGGTAAGCTAAAGCAGTGGCGGGCGATATCCTCTGCTATCTTCATTCTCCTTTTCCACGTCTGCTCACTTATGTCTAATTTGTAATGTTTCTTTACACCATGATAAACCAAGACTGGATCTTTAAGCTCAACACAGCATCCAACCAACTTCATGAAGTTTTTTGTGACCACTCACCACCGATGAAACTGCTGTGTCGCGGCAAAATGGTTTCTTCTCCGTTGACATGTTTTTCTTGATGAGTATCATCATGTGATTGTTCTTGGTTTTACCAGAATACCATTTGTTGTAATACTCATCTAATTaagaaatatgattatattaGACTGCCTTCTGAAATTGTCAGTGGCTTTGAGGATCTCGTCAGCAGAGAAGAACTTGATGGAATTGGATTTGCCATCGCAACATTCTATCAGATTCTAACAACTTCGCCCCACTTCTACTACGTACAGAAATAAGTGCATGGACTATCTTACTAATTAGCTTTTTATTAAGAGATTTGACTTGAGGATTTGGACCAACTCGCTTGTCGAATCAAATACACAACACATGAATATAAGATGTAAATTTAacgattttgttttcttttgtttttttaatagtttttattttctttgttggtATATTATTTTAGCTTTAAGGAACTTGAATAGTAGAAGAAAGCCTATGGAGTATGCATTAGTAGTGTTTAGTGATAAAGGCATAAAGCAATGATatatacttcttctttttcccctACAatgaaatacatttttttgaagAGTCATAATAGTAGATACAAAAAATTAGATTCATTCTCTTCCCCAAGAAGGTAAGGTTcagaaaatatttgtttatagtCTTTTTCTGCATTTATTCTATGTTATATGTTAATGGATACTTTTAACGGTTTTATAGTCGATTTAATATCACTTCTTGAGTTTTTTCTAATGAGGATTTGtctgttttttatatttttatgtatatttaggtTTGTAAAACAGTTGGGGCAAAATAAGGTATTCTGAAAGAGAAATTGAATAAAATGCGTCTACTAAATAAatgaatgaagatgaagatcgaCCAGTACACTTTTTTGGTGAAGAGTACACTTTGTATACTAGTCGGTACTAAAGGCGCTTGAAACCGGTCGATATTACTACCACACGGGTCAGTTATGAATATGtaaagtttatgtttttcttagCCTTGAGCACCATGTCAATAtagtctctatatatagagacgTTTGACGCAAAAACATATagaatttttaataaagttttcgTTCAAAAGTTGATTTAagtaattttctattttattaatttagttagATTCTGAAAAACCCTTAAAGGTCCCTCCATGAAAACCAAATTTAGGTTTGCAAaatgttggtttattactcatatgtataaatcttctaaatattattcaaatgtttagtgtatcttcaaaatattattcaaatgtttagtgtcctgtatataattacaatttacattttggatttaatttttcgattttaaataaaaaaataaaaaaaatacacattaacaaattaaaatacacctCGTTTTTTTTTACCACATCACTAAAGAGTTTTTACCACATCAGTTgttgtttatatcaaagagaggtTAACTGAAAAGGTTCTACTGTTCATAACccggagaaagaaaaaaactgggAGATCCGACGGCGACGGATCCAGGTAGCCAGAATCGCCGGTGGAGGTGAGCAAGACTCATCTGATCCCGCCTTTGAAATCAGATACAGCCGTGAGAGTCAGAGTTACAGCTACCATCAGgtacttatttatatatgtaattttctctctagtttttctttttttttttttttttttttNNNNNNNNNNNNNNNNNNNNNNNNNNNNNNNNNNNNNNNNNNNNNNNNNNNNNNNNNNNNNNNNNNNNNNNNNNNNNNNNNNNNNNNNNNNNNNNNNNNNNNNNNNNNNNNNNNNNNNNNNNNNNNNNNNNNNNNNNNNNNNNNNNNNNNNNNNNNNNNNNNNNNNNNNNNNNNNNNNNNNNNNNNNNNNNNNNNNNNNNNNNNNNNNNNNNNNNNNNNNNNNNNNNNNNNNNNNNNNNNNNNNNNNNNNNNNNNNNNNNNNNNNNNNNNNNNNNNNNNNNNNNNNNNNNNNNNNNNNNNNNNNNNNNNNNNNNNNNNNNNNNNNNNNNNNNNNNNNNNNNNNNNNNNNNNNNNNNNNNNNNNNNNNNNNNNNNNNNNNNNNNNNNNNNNNNNNNNNNNNNNNNNNNNNNNNNNNNNNNNNNNNNNNNNNNNNNNNNNNNNNNNNNNNNNNNNNNNNNNNNNNNNNNNNNNNNNNNNNNNNNNNNNNNNNNNNNNNNNNNNNNNNNNNNNNNNNNNNNNNNNNNNNNNNNNNNNNNNNNNNNNNNNNNNNNNNNNNNNNNNNNNNNNNNNNNNNNNNNNNNNNNNNNNNNNNNNNNNNNNNNNNNNNNNNNNNNNNNNNNNNNNNNNNNNNNNNNNNNNNNNNNNNNNNNNNNNNNNNNNNNNNNNNNNNNNNNNNNNNNNNNNNNNNNNNNNNNNNNNNNNNNNNNNNNNNNNNNNNNNNNNNNNNNNNNNNNNNNNNNNNNNNNNNNNNNNNNNNNNNNNNNNNNNNNNNNNNNNNNNNNNNNNNNNNNNNNNNNNNNNNNNNNNNNNNNNNNNNNNNNNNNNNNNNNNNNNNNNNNNNNNNNNNNNNNNNNNNNNNNNNNNNNNNNNNNNNNNNNNNNNNNNNNNNNNNNNNNNNNNNNNNNNNNNNNNNNNNNNNNNNNNNNNNNNNNNNNNNNNNNNNNNNNNNNNNNNNNNNNNNNNNNNNNNNNNNNNNNNNNNNNNNNNNNNNNNNNNNNNNNNNNNNNNNNNNNNNNNNNNNNNNNNNNNNNNNNNNNNN from Camelina sativa cultivar DH55 chromosome 7, Cs, whole genome shotgun sequence includes the following:
- the LOC104701119 gene encoding ER membrane protein complex subunit 10-like, producing MAKLTLVFFLSFLIFSSSIAFQSDELLVDDDEFGLEGAKPRSTDLYTSSSSPQQQQQQSPTIRRRYSDPTDLDSKVQFTLEHAFGDSDFSPAGTFSARLKTWSHGGKTLTKLRFSRNDFSAEEKDAFKNLLKGDDFYRIRLPSNVVSPPGREFVVASVRARCLPRDGLDEHFIIHMEGANILAVSYGSPGACQYPRQFKLPAKWSFNSHTILKSSEQAPRTPIFTEEILGSENAEGEVEPPPERSFWAKYWMYLIPLGLVVMNAVTQASNMAEEPTGGQAGGAQVQQPARRR